Proteins encoded by one window of Chryseobacterium aquaeductus:
- a CDS encoding ABC-F family ATP-binding cassette domain-containing protein yields the protein MLTVSNLSLQFGKRVLFDEVNIMFTKGNCYGIIGANGAGKSTFLKILTGKQDPTTGHVSLEPGKRMSVLEQDHFAYDQYTVLEAVLRGNKKLFEIKEEMDALYAKEDFSDEDGLKAGELGVVYDEMGGWNSESDAQTMLSNVGIKDSMHWQMMSELENQDKVKVLLAQALFGNPDVLILDEPTNDLDIDTIAWLEDFLADYENTVIVVSHDRHFLDTVCTHIGDLDYAKLNLYTGNYSFWYQASQLATRQRAQANKKAEEKKKELQDFIARFSSNVAKAKQATARKKMIDKLNIDDIKPSSRRYPAIIFEMEREVGDQILDVKGLEKTKDGELLFSNIDLNLKKGDKVAIISKNSLAITEFFEILAGNAVADKGNVAWGVTTNQSHMPLDNTSFFQEDINLVDWLRQFTKNDEERHEEFMRGFLGRMLFSGDEALKSCKVLSGGEKMRCMFSRMMLQKANVLLLDEPTNHLDLESITTLNNSLSNFKGNLLLSSHDHEMLQTVCNRIVELTPKGIIDRETTYDEYLADKKIKELREKMYS from the coding sequence ATGTTAACAGTATCTAACTTATCTTTACAATTTGGGAAAAGAGTTCTTTTTGACGAGGTAAACATCATGTTTACAAAAGGTAACTGCTACGGTATCATCGGAGCAAATGGCGCAGGAAAGTCTACATTCCTTAAAATACTAACAGGCAAGCAAGATCCAACCACAGGACACGTTTCTTTGGAACCGGGAAAAAGAATGTCGGTTTTGGAGCAGGATCACTTTGCATATGATCAATATACAGTTCTTGAAGCAGTTTTAAGAGGAAATAAAAAATTATTTGAGATAAAAGAAGAGATGGATGCTTTGTATGCCAAAGAAGATTTCTCTGATGAAGATGGTCTGAAAGCAGGTGAACTAGGCGTTGTATATGACGAAATGGGCGGATGGAATTCAGAATCTGATGCACAAACGATGCTTTCAAATGTAGGTATCAAAGACAGTATGCATTGGCAGATGATGAGCGAACTAGAGAATCAGGACAAAGTAAAAGTTCTCCTTGCTCAGGCACTTTTCGGCAATCCAGATGTATTGATTCTGGATGAACCTACGAATGACCTTGATATTGATACCATTGCTTGGCTAGAAGATTTCTTAGCTGATTACGAAAATACAGTGATTGTAGTTTCTCACGACCGTCACTTCTTAGACACTGTTTGTACGCACATCGGTGATTTAGATTATGCGAAATTAAATCTCTATACGGGTAACTACTCTTTCTGGTATCAAGCCTCTCAATTGGCGACAAGACAAAGAGCTCAGGCGAATAAGAAAGCTGAAGAAAAGAAAAAAGAACTTCAGGATTTCATCGCACGATTTAGTTCAAACGTTGCAAAGGCTAAACAAGCTACTGCAAGAAAGAAAATGATCGACAAGTTAAATATTGATGATATTAAACCATCTTCAAGAAGATACCCAGCAATTATTTTCGAAATGGAAAGAGAAGTTGGAGATCAGATTTTAGATGTAAAAGGTCTTGAAAAAACAAAAGATGGAGAATTATTATTTTCAAACATAGATTTAAATCTTAAAAAAGGAGATAAAGTTGCCATCATTTCAAAAAACTCTTTAGCAATAACAGAATTTTTCGAAATTCTAGCTGGAAATGCTGTGGCAGATAAAGGAAATGTAGCTTGGGGTGTTACTACGAATCAATCTCACATGCCATTAGATAACACTTCTTTTTTCCAAGAAGATATTAATTTGGTAGATTGGCTTAGACAATTCACCAAAAATGATGAGGAACGTCATGAAGAGTTTATGAGAGGATTTTTAGGTAGAATGTTATTTTCAGGTGACGAAGCACTAAAGTCTTGTAAAGTGCTTTCAGGAGGAGAAAAAATGAGATGTATGTTCAGCAGAATGATGCTTCAAAAAGCTAATGTATTACTGTTAGATGAGCCTACAAACCACTTAGATTTGGAAAGTATTACCACCTTAAATAATTCGTTATCAAACTTTAAAGGGAATCTTTTACTATCATCTCATGACCACGAAATGCTACAAACAGTTTGTAACAGAATAGTTGAATTGACACCAAAAGGAATCATCGACAGAGAAACTACTTATGATGAATATCTTGCTGATAAAAAGATTAAAGAATTGAGAGAAAAAATGTATTCTTAA